From Nicotiana tabacum cultivar K326 chromosome 15, ASM71507v2, whole genome shotgun sequence, the proteins below share one genomic window:
- the LOC107808831 gene encoding transcription factor MYB41-like, which translates to MGRYPCCKLDDDDDLKKGPWTEDEDEKLIDYIKKNGHTNWQLIPRKAGLKRCGKSCRLRWNNYLRPDIKRGGFSHEEEEIIINLHSVLGNKWSRIANHLPGRTDNEIKNFYNTHLKKKLLKLGIDPKTHKPISDFDSLLKFSHQFTSTSNYFVSLASSLRLQAHFTLLAKIQQLLQSPLLAINSNLFSSIQDNFLSNPNPPLFESLKYEGDQPQFLDSSLANYITTIPCLDNTNSLPNYDSSISNSSEVPSGISDKIGTLQRRLASPSLYNDNMQKSRNGSNSSELCQANELNSNENQAEGLAIRASNCNLNQNFIPTFSELDDDMVAWEIPQDDEEINTFWNTIFQ; encoded by the exons ATGGGAAGGTATCCTTGTTGCAaattagatgatgatgatgatttgaAGAAAGGGCCATGGacagaagatgaagatgagaaacTGATTGATTATATAAAGAAAAATGGTCACACAAATTGGCAATTAATCCCAAGAAAAGCAGGTTTAAAGAGATGTGGAAAGAGTTGCAGATTAAGATGGAATAATTATCTTAGGCCTGATATTAAGAGAGGAGGATTTTCacatgaagaagaagaaatcatCATTAATCTCCATTCTGTTCTTGGAAATAA GTGGTCAAGAATTGCAAATCATCTTCCGGGAAGAACTGATAATGAAATAAAGAACTTCTATAACACGCATTTAAAGAAAAAGCTTCTCAAATTGGGAATTGACCCCAAAACACACAAACCAATATCTGATTTCGATTCCCTTCTAAAATTTTCTCATCAATTTACCTCTACTTCCAACTATTTTGTTTCTTTAGCATCTTCCCTTAGATTACAAGCACATTTTACTTTATTAGCCAAAATCCAACAACTTTTACAAAGCCCTCTTTTAGCTATAAATTCAAACTTATTTTCATCAATTCAAGACAATTTTTTAAGCAATCCAAATCCTCCATTATTTGAAAGCCTTAAATATGAGGGTGATCAACCCCAATTCTTGGATTCATCTCTAGCAAATTACATTACAACAATTCCTTGTTTGGATAATACTAATTCACTTCCCAATTATGATTCTTCTATTTCAAATTCTTCGGAAGTCCCTTCAGGAATATCCGATAAAATTGGAACGCTACAAAGAAGATTAGCATCACCGTCCCTGTACAATGACAACATGCAAAAATCGAGAAATGGTTCAAATTCCTCAGAATTATGTCAAGCTAATGAATTGAATTCAAATGAAAATCAAGCTGAAGGACTTGCAATTAGAGCTTCTAATTGCAACttaaatcaaaattttattcccaCATTTTCAGAGCTAGATGATGATATGGTTGCATGGGAAATACCTCAGGATGATGAAGAAATCAATACCTTTTGGAATACTATTTTCCAATGA